One window from the genome of Mucilaginibacter ginsenosidivorans encodes:
- a CDS encoding DUF1801 domain-containing protein yields the protein MSKTKLTDQEEVTMHIEKLEPGLRDIIRELRQIILSSDPEVGERIKWNNPSFFYTGEMKPFDPKEYKREIIVFNLFKGRIMLVFPSGAKVNDTTGFLEGDYKDGRRIHVFKDMDDVRSKEKNLQKIITDWLKLVDK from the coding sequence ATGTCAAAAACTAAGCTGACCGACCAGGAAGAAGTAACGATGCATATTGAAAAACTGGAACCCGGTTTAAGGGATATTATCCGGGAGTTGAGACAAATTATCCTTTCCAGCGACCCCGAAGTTGGCGAGCGGATAAAATGGAACAACCCGAGTTTTTTCTACACCGGTGAAATGAAGCCCTTTGACCCGAAGGAGTATAAAAGGGAGATCATTGTTTTTAACCTGTTCAAAGGGCGGATCATGCTCGTTTTTCCGAGCGGGGCAAAGGTGAACGATACCACCGGTTTTTTAGAAGGAGATTATAAAGACGGCAGGCGCATCCATGTTTTTAAGGATATGGACGATGTCAGATCAAAGGAAAAGAATTTGCAAAAGATCATAACAGACTGGCTGAAACTGGTTGATAAATAA
- a CDS encoding FAD-binding protein, with amino-acid sequence MKRKKFIQMGAALAATPFLALLGTMAFSNEQERLKNWAGNLTYSTGNVQYPKTVAEVQQLVKKLPKMKALGTRHCFNMIADSKDDLVCTRDMNKVVSIDTKAHTVTVEGGIKYGELAPYLQQHGFALHNLASLPHISVAGSITTATHGSGIKNGNLASAVTALEIVKADGSIAHLSKEKDGDKFNGAVVGLGALGLITKVTLKIEPTYQVAQRVFLKLPMSQLKQHFEQIMSAGYSVSLFTDWQSDSINEVWIKSKVSTDKEQNQPEFYGAKAATKNLHPIIDHSAESCTEQMGVPGPWYERLPHFKMGFTPSSGKELQSEYFVPIQHAVEAIEAVSRLGKQIGPHLFITEIRTIAADGLWMSPCHNQTSVTIHFTWKQETEAVMKLLPLIEKELAPFTPRPHWGKIFTIAPKVLQSRYEKLDDFKKLVEEYDPHGKFRNAFLEHNLYS; translated from the coding sequence ATGAAAAGAAAAAAATTTATACAAATGGGTGCGGCTTTGGCGGCAACGCCATTTTTAGCACTTTTGGGAACTATGGCATTTTCAAACGAACAGGAGCGGCTAAAAAACTGGGCCGGCAACCTCACCTACAGCACGGGCAATGTGCAATACCCAAAAACTGTGGCCGAAGTACAACAGTTAGTGAAAAAGCTACCGAAGATGAAGGCTTTGGGTACGCGCCATTGCTTCAATATGATAGCTGATAGCAAGGACGACCTGGTTTGTACGCGGGATATGAACAAGGTAGTCTCCATTGATACCAAAGCGCACACGGTAACTGTTGAGGGCGGTATCAAATACGGCGAACTTGCCCCTTACCTGCAACAACATGGTTTTGCACTCCATAATCTAGCGTCGCTGCCGCATATATCTGTAGCCGGGTCGATCACCACGGCAACACATGGTTCGGGTATCAAAAATGGCAACCTGGCTTCGGCAGTTACAGCTTTAGAGATAGTTAAAGCGGACGGCAGCATTGCCCATCTGTCAAAAGAAAAAGACGGCGATAAGTTTAATGGTGCTGTTGTCGGGCTGGGCGCATTGGGGCTGATCACCAAGGTTACCCTGAAAATTGAGCCCACTTACCAGGTGGCACAACGGGTGTTTTTAAAGTTGCCGATGTCTCAATTAAAGCAGCATTTTGAACAGATCATGTCTGCCGGGTACAGCGTGAGCCTTTTTACAGACTGGCAAAGCGATTCAATAAACGAGGTATGGATCAAAAGCAAGGTTAGCACTGATAAAGAGCAAAACCAGCCGGAATTTTATGGGGCCAAAGCAGCAACCAAAAACCTGCACCCAATTATAGATCATTCAGCCGAAAGCTGTACCGAACAGATGGGTGTACCGGGACCATGGTACGAACGGTTGCCACATTTTAAAATGGGCTTTACGCCCAGCAGCGGCAAGGAATTGCAATCGGAATATTTTGTACCAATACAGCACGCTGTGGAGGCTATTGAGGCTGTGTCGCGATTGGGCAAACAGATCGGCCCGCACCTGTTCATTACGGAGATACGAACGATAGCTGCCGACGGTCTGTGGATGAGCCCATGCCATAATCAAACTTCAGTAACCATTCACTTTACCTGGAAACAGGAAACCGAAGCGGTGATGAAATTGCTGCCGTTAATAGAAAAAGAACTTGCACCTTTTACCCCCCGGCCACACTGGGGAAAGATATTTACCATCGCTCCGAAAGTGTTACAATCACGGTACGAGAAACTGGACGACTTCAAAAAACTTGTTGAAGAATATGACCCGCACGGCAAATTCAGGAATGCATTTTTAGAACACAACCTATATAGTTAA